A stretch of DNA from Cytobacillus sp. IB215665:
ATTATCCCGATTATAGTTTTCTTTTTCATTGGCTCAGGTGATGACGGTATGGTCTTATCATATGTGAAGTTTATATCGTTTGGAGTAGGCTTCATTGGTGTGCTAGTTGCAGGATTTCTCTACTGGTACAGCTATACATATAGAGTGGAAGATGGAGAATTACGAATTGAACACGGTGTGTTTATTAAAAAGAAACGGTATATCCCTATAGAAAAAATCCAAACCTTTGATATTTCACAAGGGGTGCTGCATCGTTTATTCAAGTTGGTTAAGGTTAGAGTAGAAACTGCTGGTGGTGGTAAAGAGGCAGAAGCAGAGTTAACAGCTATAACCTCTATGGAATCAAGACAGCTTGAAAGAGCGTTGATGGAACAAACGGCCCAACAATTTGAGGAACAAATGGAGGAAGAGCATACTCATTCATTAGCTGAGGAAGGGAAGGACAAAGTACTATTTAATTATAAAGTTTCTACAAAGGAACTTCTTATTGCTGGATCAACTTCTGGTGGTATTGGTGTAGTACTATCAGCTATTATTGCTTTCTTTTCACAATTTGAAGAACTCATACCATATGAAATAATTGTAAATCGATTTGAACAGTATTTAAATCTGGGTCCATTGCTCGTAATGATAACTGCTATGTTTGCTATATTTATTGCTTGGGTTATTGCATTCATTAACACGATGTTAAAATACGGGAATTTTACAATTGAAAAATATGAAAATGAATTAGTTATAATTAGGGGAATCATTGAGAAACGGAAGGTTACTGTCCCATTAGGAAGAATACAAGCAATTAGAATTTCAGAAAATATTATTCGTCAACCTTTAGGTTTTGCTACTGTGTTTGTTGAAATTGCTGGGGCATCAACTGATATGGAGTCAGGTATGTCAACAATGCTATTCCCTATAATAAAAAAGAAAAAATTAGCAAAATTAATAAATGAGATATTAGTTGATTATCACATTCCGATATCTAAAACTAAGCTTCCAAAACGTGCATTAATAAGGTACATGTTAAGGTCAATTTACCCTGTAACTATAATTGTAGTGCCAATGGTAATATTTTTACGCCCTTGGGGTTATGCATCTATTTTGTTATTTGTAGTTGCTATGGTATTTGGTTATGTGAAGTACAGAGGTGCACAATGGTCATTGGATGAAAAACAACTGTTCATGCAATTTCGTACTATTGGTAAAACGACAGTATTAATGCAAAGGAAGAAAATACAAGCTTGTACAATGCAGCAGTCATATTTTCAGAAAAGAAAAAGCTTATGTACTATAACATCCTCCATAAAATCAAGCGCAAGTGGTAAACATTTTAATATGATTGACATGGAGTTTTTTGAAGGGCGAGCTGTTCATGAATGGTATTCAAATGGAGGAAGTAATCGCTCGGAAAATGTAGATAGTGAACATTTGCCTATTAGTATATTGAACAGGAGCTAAACGATATGATATGTATGGGGGCTATAAGGATAGTTCCCTTTTTATTATATATATTATTGTTGTAACATAATACTTCAAATTATAGTTACCTTTATTGTAAAGGAATTGATCCTAGTTAAAGCTGCAAATATTGATCAAGAAGATAATTACTTTATTCAAAAAAACGTATTCGAAAGTTTCGAATACGTTTTTTTTACTAGTAACAAGGAAGCGTATGTTACGGTGCTGTCATCATACGAAACGACATTACCTAGCAAATAAACCTAGTATGACCAGAAAGATGATGAATAGCCAAATGAGATTGTTTTTAGTAAATATATTCGAGTAGTTCACAGGACGTCTTTGTGATGCGACATAAGTATAAGATGATGTATTCTTTGTGATAAGTAGGGGAGCTAAACTGGCTCCACCGATTAGCCCGAATAAATGAGCGACTACATTAATATTTGAATTTATAAATGTCATGATTAAACCGATTACTAAAATGGTTATAATGACTTGGGAATTGGCATGGTCAATTAAATCTTTTCGGAATTGAACAAGATACAAATAAACCCCGAACAAGCCGAATATAGCACCGGACGAACCTACATGCGCATATTGTAATGGCTCGATGAAGTATGTAGCTATATTTGCAATAAAACCAGCACCAATATAAACAACGATGAATTTCCATTTTCCTAGCATTTTTTCCAGAGCAGGGCCAAACAATATGAGTGAAAACGAGTTCAACAGCATATGACCAAAACCACTATGAATAATAATTGGTGTAAATAAACGCCAATATTCTCCTTGTGATATAAGAAAGTTCATCCCAACCATTTGTTGGAATATTGAATTTGACATTGTTGTAGGAATGGCTAAAATCAACCAAAATAAAAGATGAATAGCAATGATAATTGAAATAATAGGATATAAAAACAAAAAGGTGCGAAAGTTTTCGGTTCTCGTAAACATAAATTAATTTCTCCTTTACGTATATATCTTTCTATATA
This window harbors:
- a CDS encoding PH domain-containing protein, which encodes MFEKRRLHPISALLSIISFIKSLIIPIIVFFFIGSGDDGMVLSYVKFISFGVGFIGVLVAGFLYWYSYTYRVEDGELRIEHGVFIKKKRYIPIEKIQTFDISQGVLHRLFKLVKVRVETAGGGKEAEAELTAITSMESRQLERALMEQTAQQFEEQMEEEHTHSLAEEGKDKVLFNYKVSTKELLIAGSTSGGIGVVLSAIIAFFSQFEELIPYEIIVNRFEQYLNLGPLLVMITAMFAIFIAWVIAFINTMLKYGNFTIEKYENELVIIRGIIEKRKVTVPLGRIQAIRISENIIRQPLGFATVFVEIAGASTDMESGMSTMLFPIIKKKKLAKLINEILVDYHIPISKTKLPKRALIRYMLRSIYPVTIIVVPMVIFLRPWGYASILLFVVAMVFGYVKYRGAQWSLDEKQLFMQFRTIGKTTVLMQRKKIQACTMQQSYFQKRKSLCTITSSIKSSASGKHFNMIDMEFFEGRAVHEWYSNGGSNRSENVDSEHLPISILNRS
- a CDS encoding rhomboid family intramembrane serine protease, with the translated sequence MFTRTENFRTFLFLYPIISIIIAIHLLFWLILAIPTTMSNSIFQQMVGMNFLISQGEYWRLFTPIIIHSGFGHMLLNSFSLILFGPALEKMLGKWKFIVVYIGAGFIANIATYFIEPLQYAHVGSSGAIFGLFGVYLYLVQFRKDLIDHANSQVIITILVIGLIMTFINSNINVVAHLFGLIGGASLAPLLITKNTSSYTYVASQRRPVNYSNIFTKNNLIWLFIIFLVILGLFAR